One window of Oscillibacter hominis genomic DNA carries:
- a CDS encoding tyrosine-type recombinase/integrase: protein MTERAEERVHYRRNRYAHHQPAPEHGRILRRRKADAIGRRIFPDPVPIDPSAACHHMNTLLQRAGLPNIRIHDLRHTFAIHALTSGVGAKTLSGMPGHHSA from the coding sequence TTGACGGAAAGAGCGGAAGAGCGAGTACACTACCGGCGAAACAGGTATGCGCACCATCAACCTGCCCCGGAGCATGGCCGAATCCTGCGGCGGCGCAAGGCGGATGCCATCGGTCGGCGGATCTTCCCCGACCCGGTGCCCATCGATCCCAGCGCGGCCTGCCACCACATGAACACGCTGCTCCAGCGGGCGGGCCTGCCCAATATCCGCATCCACGATCTGCGGCACACCTTCGCTATCCACGCCCTCACCAGCGGCGTGGGCGCCAAGACGCTCTCCGGCATGCCGGGCCACCACAGCGCGTGA
- a CDS encoding DUF5655 domain-containing protein: MKMPEHYETDCLLFFAGKPEELELYEAFFQHMCDGFPDAEVRVQKSQISFYGRHLFAAASLPRRKEKGVHALLVTFGLSHRLESSRIAVAVEPYPNRWTHHVLVTGEEQIDKELMGWISEAFAFSQSKR; the protein is encoded by the coding sequence ATGAAGATGCCGGAACACTACGAAACGGATTGCTTGCTGTTCTTTGCAGGAAAGCCTGAGGAGCTGGAGCTGTATGAAGCCTTTTTTCAGCACATGTGCGATGGGTTTCCGGATGCGGAAGTGAGGGTGCAAAAGAGCCAGATCAGCTTCTACGGCCGCCATCTTTTTGCCGCCGCGTCGCTTCCGAGGCGGAAGGAAAAGGGCGTTCACGCCCTGCTTGTGACTTTCGGCCTCTCCCACCGGCTGGAATCATCCCGGATTGCCGTGGCTGTGGAGCCATACCCCAACCGGTGGACCCACCATGTCCTTGTGACGGGGGAGGAGCAGATCGACAAGGAGCTGATGGGCTGGATTTCCGAGGCCTTTGCATTTTCGCAGAGCAAACGCTGA
- a CDS encoding alpha/beta hydrolase produces MQETTLKLPFGAVPAILYGAPSPEVWLYVHGKCGCKEEGAAFARLACPKGAQVLAMDLPKHGGRKESAESFAPWDTVPELRALLAWARQRWETISLRATSLGAWFSLLAFGSSQLKQALLVSPVLDMERLIRDMMGWAGVSEEQLKAAGEIDTGFGETLSFAYLQYAIAHSVQRWDTPTAILYAGQDHLTGRATVEEFVRRFGCGFSVMEDGEHWFHTPEQLSFLRSWEEAHL; encoded by the coding sequence ATGCAGGAAACCACATTGAAACTGCCCTTTGGCGCGGTGCCCGCTATTTTATATGGAGCACCGTCTCCGGAGGTTTGGCTGTATGTCCATGGGAAATGCGGCTGTAAGGAGGAGGGGGCCGCGTTTGCCCGGCTCGCCTGTCCCAAAGGCGCCCAGGTATTGGCCATGGACCTTCCGAAGCACGGGGGGCGGAAAGAGTCGGCGGAGTCCTTTGCCCCGTGGGACACCGTGCCGGAGCTCCGGGCGCTTTTGGCTTGGGCCCGGCAGCGGTGGGAGACTATTTCCCTGCGCGCCACCAGCCTGGGGGCCTGGTTTTCCCTGCTGGCCTTTGGCTCCTCGCAGCTGAAACAGGCCCTTTTGGTCTCTCCGGTGCTGGATATGGAGCGGCTGATCCGGGACATGATGGGCTGGGCCGGAGTCAGTGAGGAGCAGCTGAAGGCAGCTGGAGAGATCGACACCGGGTTTGGTGAGACGCTCTCCTTTGCGTATCTCCAGTATGCCATAGCCCATTCGGTTCAGCGGTGGGATACGCCCACCGCGATCCTGTACGCCGGACAGGACCACCTGACCGGACGGGCGACAGTGGAGGAGTTTGTCCGCCGTTTTGGCTGCGGGTTTTCTGTGATGGAGGACGGCGAGCACTGGTTTCACACTCCGGAGCAGCTCTCTTTTCTGCGATCCTGGGAGGAAGCCCACCTATGA
- a CDS encoding YkvA family protein → MTLKKRAAGLRRDIPAVYLALKSKESPAIARIAAGLSVAYALSPIDLIPDFIPVLGYLDDLIVLPALVALTIHLIPAETFARCREEASGMWEGGAPKKWYFALPVAAVWLLLLRAVLRAIL, encoded by the coding sequence ATGACGCTGAAAAAGCGGGCCGCAGGGCTCAGAAGGGACATTCCCGCGGTATACCTTGCCCTGAAAAGCAAAGAGTCGCCGGCCATTGCCCGGATTGCGGCAGGGCTGAGCGTGGCGTACGCCCTGTCTCCCATCGATCTGATTCCGGACTTTATTCCTGTGCTGGGCTATCTGGACGATCTTATTGTACTGCCCGCGCTGGTGGCGCTGACCATCCATCTCATCCCGGCGGAGACGTTTGCCCGGTGCCGGGAGGAGGCCAGTGGAATGTGGGAAGGCGGGGCACCGAAAAAGTGGTATTTTGCCCTGCCGGTTGCGGCGGTCTGGCTGCTGCTTCTCCGGGCGGTCCTAAGGGCGATTTTATGA
- a CDS encoding peptide deformylase: MVREIVKDEAFLSQRAEIAGSEDLAAAQDLLETLAAHRDSCVGMAANMIGVNKRIIAFDCEGRYLLMFNPEIIRTSGPYEAEEGCLSLDGLRKVRRWKSIKVQYQNERFQTRRKTFTGWTAQIIQHEVDHCEGILI; encoded by the coding sequence GTGGTACGGGAAATCGTGAAGGATGAGGCGTTCCTCTCCCAAAGGGCGGAGATCGCCGGTTCAGAGGACCTTGCGGCAGCTCAGGACCTTCTGGAGACATTGGCGGCCCACCGGGACAGCTGTGTGGGCATGGCGGCCAACATGATCGGCGTGAACAAGCGGATCATTGCCTTTGACTGCGAAGGACGGTACCTTCTGATGTTCAATCCGGAGATCATCCGGACCTCGGGCCCCTACGAGGCGGAGGAGGGCTGTTTGTCCCTGGATGGGCTGCGGAAAGTTAGGCGCTGGAAATCCATCAAGGTGCAGTATCAAAACGAACGGTTCCAGACCAGGCGGAAGACCTTCACGGGCTGGACCGCTCAAATCATACAGCACGAGGTGGATCACTGCGAGGGGATTCTCATCTGA
- the yaaA gene encoding peroxide stress protein YaaA, which yields MNIIIAPAKKMNTDTDSMEIRSLPLFLERAEYLLGLLRTMSYGQLKTLWGCNEKIAALNYDRLQAMDLRRRLTPAILAYEGIQYRYMAPGVFTDDQFQYIGSHLRILSGFYGLLRPFDGVVPYRLEMCAKLSGPGFSSLYEFWGSALADALGSETDTLVNLASREYGKAVCGCFPGRVITCAFGEWAGGKVVEKGIPCKMARGEMVRFMAENHILFPEQLKDFRRLQYAFSPELSTDSCYVFLKGAARP from the coding sequence ATGAATATCATCATCGCCCCGGCCAAAAAAATGAATACGGATACAGACAGCATGGAGATCCGGAGCCTTCCCCTGTTCTTGGAACGGGCGGAGTATCTCTTGGGGCTTCTCCGCACGATGTCCTATGGGCAGCTCAAAACCCTTTGGGGCTGCAACGAGAAGATCGCCGCCCTCAATTATGACCGGCTTCAGGCCATGGACCTGCGCCGCCGTCTCACTCCCGCCATTTTGGCCTATGAGGGCATCCAATACCGGTATATGGCCCCCGGCGTCTTTACGGACGACCAGTTTCAGTACATCGGCTCGCACCTGCGTATCCTGTCCGGCTTCTACGGGCTGCTGCGGCCTTTTGACGGCGTCGTGCCCTACCGCCTGGAGATGTGCGCAAAGCTCTCCGGCCCAGGCTTTTCCTCCCTTTACGAATTCTGGGGGAGCGCTCTCGCCGACGCCCTCGGCTCTGAGACGGACACCCTTGTCAACCTGGCCTCCCGGGAGTATGGAAAAGCCGTCTGCGGCTGTTTTCCCGGCCGCGTAATCACCTGTGCATTCGGCGAATGGGCCGGCGGCAAAGTGGTGGAAAAGGGCATCCCATGCAAGATGGCCCGGGGAGAGATGGTTCGCTTCATGGCGGAGAACCACATCCTATTTCCCGAGCAGCTCAAAGACTTCCGCCGCCTGCAATACGCCTTCTCCCCGGAGCTGTCCACCGACAGCTGCTACGTCTTCCTGAAAGGGGCGGCGCGGCCCTGA